One part of the Vitis riparia cultivar Riparia Gloire de Montpellier isolate 1030 chromosome 6, EGFV_Vit.rip_1.0, whole genome shotgun sequence genome encodes these proteins:
- the LOC117916358 gene encoding casparian strip membrane protein 2, which produces MKSTGEATAINIGETKSASATTVATTKAIKHPKAGLKRGLAIFDFILRLFAIGAALAATTTMGTTDQTLPFFTQFFQFQASYDDLPAFSFFVIANAIASGYLFLSLPFSIVCIVRPHAMGARLLLVICDTVMVALTVAAAAAAAAIVYLAHNGNSNANWVAICQQFDDFCQSVSGAVVASFIAAVLFMLMIVLSAFSLRKH; this is translated from the exons ATGAAGAGCACTGGTGAAGCAACAGCTATCAACATTGGGGAGACCAAGTCTGCTTCTGCTACTACCGTGGCCACCACAAAAGCTATCAAACATCCAAAAGCAGGATTGAAGAGAGGTCTTGCCATTTTCGACTTCATTCTCCGGCTCTTTGCCATTGGGGCTGCTTTGGCTGCCACTACCACTATGGGCACTACTGACCAGACTCTCCCTTTCTTTACTCAGTTCTTCCAGTTCCAAGCTAGCTACGATGATCTTCCCGCTTTCTC GTTTTTCGTGATTGCAAATGCTATAGCTAGTGGATACCTATTCCTGTCCTTGCCCTTTTCCATAGTCTGCATCGTTCGGCCGCATGCCATGGGAGCAAGGCTCCTCCTAGTCATCTGTGACACT GTCATGGTTGCTCTCACCGTAGCTGCTGCTGCCGCTGCTGCTGCCATAGTCTACTTAGCTCATAACGGGAATTCAAACGCCAACTGGGTGGCCATTTGTCAGCAATTCGATGACTTCTGCCAGAGTGTCAGTGGGGCCGTTGTGGCTTCCTTCATTGCAGCAGTCCTCTTCATGCTGATGATTGTCCTCTCAGCTTTCTCTCTTCGAAAGCATTGA